From Leptolyngbyaceae cyanobacterium, one genomic window encodes:
- a CDS encoding phosphoribosyltransferase has protein sequence MSERFKNRREAGQKLASELSVYANRADVLVLGLPRGGVPVAFEVAKALNAPLDVFLVRKLGVPDRPELAMGAIASGGIQVLNQPVVRSLQISDEIINCVARSEQLELERREQVYRGNRPAPKLQDQIILLIDDGLATGATMRAAVMALRDRQPARIVVAVPIAPSETCYELRSEVDEVICPIIPERFSAVGRGYEDFSQTTDEEVQELLQKSENSQLVAFH, from the coding sequence ATGAGCGAGCGATTTAAAAATAGAAGAGAAGCTGGTCAAAAACTAGCAAGCGAGCTTTCCGTTTATGCCAACCGTGCCGATGTTTTGGTGCTGGGATTGCCTCGCGGTGGCGTTCCGGTGGCTTTTGAAGTGGCAAAAGCGCTGAATGCTCCTTTGGATGTGTTCCTAGTTCGCAAATTGGGCGTACCCGATCGGCCAGAATTAGCGATGGGTGCGATCGCCAGCGGTGGTATCCAAGTACTCAATCAGCCTGTCGTGCGATCGTTACAAATTTCCGACGAGATTATTAACTGCGTCGCACGATCCGAACAGTTGGAGTTAGAGCGACGAGAACAAGTTTACCGGGGTAATCGTCCAGCACCTAAGCTGCAAGACCAAATCATCCTTTTGATAGATGATGGTTTGGCGACTGGAGCTACCATGCGTGCTGCGGTGATGGCTTTGCGCGATCGGCAACCTGCTCGGATCGTGGTTGCCGTCCCCATTGCTCCCTCAGAAACTTGTTATGAATTGCGATCGGAAGTCGATGAGGTAATTTGCCCGATTATACCAGAGCGGTTTTCGGCAGTAGGCAGAGGATACGAAGATTTTTCTCAAACTACTGATGAAGAAGTACAAGAGTTACTTCAAAAGTCAGAAAACAGCCAACTGGTTGCATTCCATTAA
- a CDS encoding DJ-1/PfpI/YhbO family deglycase/protease codes for MSYSNNSIAKKRVAILIETGVEDSEFQVPYQAMKMAGFDAVVLGSRMNSTYVGKQGKVSIQPDGTTTEARPEDFDAVIVPGGLAPDTMRTNPNTVKFVQEAMAQGKLIAAVCHGPQVLIEGDLLKGKNATGFISIRRDMINAGANYIDEPLVIDGNLITSRRPGDLAIFTTAILSRLGYGGKEVDLPNENDVTAEWWKLADAWGGSTKGDIAKALNTALAGERYSCEAFGQYVEKSSDSRVKALLQEIIENKKQHIQMLEERLNALGEKPSLPAQAADTYAKLKTALQGSDEVAMLRRALGDIQTAVVDVFQLRNQLTDPVTTEIFSEIEIDHARYEQRLAELYRNRLGDRLKPAKPSTSPAVGV; via the coding sequence ATGTCATATTCTAATAATTCAATTGCCAAAAAAAGAGTTGCCATTTTGATCGAAACAGGCGTTGAAGATTCTGAGTTTCAAGTGCCTTACCAAGCAATGAAAATGGCAGGTTTCGATGCGGTTGTCTTGGGTTCGCGAATGAACAGTACCTATGTAGGTAAACAAGGCAAAGTCTCCATACAGCCAGACGGTACGACAACCGAAGCGCGTCCGGAAGATTTCGATGCAGTGATCGTTCCTGGCGGTTTAGCTCCTGATACAATGCGTACCAATCCAAATACAGTAAAATTCGTCCAGGAAGCAATGGCACAAGGCAAATTAATTGCTGCTGTTTGCCACGGGCCACAAGTTTTAATTGAAGGGGATTTGTTAAAAGGTAAAAATGCCACTGGTTTTATTTCTATCCGCAGAGATATGATTAATGCCGGAGCTAATTATATCGATGAACCCCTAGTCATAGATGGCAATCTAATTACATCTCGTCGCCCCGGAGATTTAGCAATTTTCACTACTGCTATTCTCAGTCGTTTGGGTTACGGTGGTAAAGAAGTCGATTTGCCTAATGAAAACGATGTCACTGCGGAATGGTGGAAACTGGCTGATGCTTGGGGTGGTTCTACAAAAGGCGATATTGCAAAAGCGTTAAATACGGCATTGGCGGGAGAACGTTATTCCTGTGAAGCTTTCGGGCAATATGTCGAAAAGTCATCTGATTCCCGAGTAAAAGCTTTGCTGCAAGAAATAATTGAAAATAAAAAGCAGCATATCCAAATGTTGGAAGAACGCTTGAATGCGCTGGGCGAAAAACCTTCTTTACCTGCCCAAGCTGCGGATACTTACGCTAAGTTAAAAACTGCGCTTCAAGGTAGCGATGAAGTGGCTATGTTGCGTCGCGCTTTGGGAGATATCCAAACGGCAGTGGTTGATGTTTTCCAGTTGCGAAATCAGTTAACCGATCCGGTGACAACGGAAATTTTCAGCGAAATAGAAATCGATCATGCTCGTTACGAACAACGTTTGGCAGAACTTTATCGTAACCGTTTGGGCGATCGATTGAAGCCTGCTAAACCTTCAACTTCTCCGGCGGTAGGAGTTTAG
- a CDS encoding zinc-dependent alcohol dehydrogenase, which produces MKAVCWHGANDVRVDTVPDPKILNPRDAIIKITSSAICGSDLHLYDGFIPTMEKGDILGHEFMGEVVELGSEVKNVKVGDRVVVPFTISCGNCFFCQRDLWSLCDNSNPNAWMVEKQMGYSPSGLFGYSHLFGGYAGGQAEYARVPFADVGLFKIPDGLTDDQVLFLTDIFPTGYMAAENCDIEPGDIVAVWGCGPVGQFAIKSAYLLGAERVIAIDRVPERLQMAKEQCNAEVLNYEEIDVGEALKEMTGGRGPDACLDAVGMEAHGTGPDAFYDKVKQAVRLETDRPTALRQVMVACRKGGHVSLAGVYGGFIDKIPMGAAFNKGLTFKMGQTHVHKYLKPLLELVQNGKIDPSFVITHRLSLEEAPKGYEIFKHKKDNCIKVVLKP; this is translated from the coding sequence ATGAAAGCAGTTTGCTGGCATGGCGCTAATGACGTGCGGGTAGATACAGTACCCGATCCAAAAATACTTAATCCCCGCGATGCGATTATTAAAATTACATCTAGTGCCATTTGCGGATCGGATTTGCATCTTTACGATGGATTTATCCCCACAATGGAAAAGGGCGACATTCTCGGCCATGAATTTATGGGGGAAGTAGTCGAACTAGGCAGTGAAGTAAAAAATGTGAAAGTAGGCGATCGCGTTGTCGTTCCCTTTACAATTTCTTGCGGAAATTGCTTCTTCTGCCAGCGAGATTTATGGTCATTATGCGATAACTCCAACCCCAATGCCTGGATGGTAGAAAAACAAATGGGATATTCACCATCGGGGTTATTTGGTTATTCCCATTTATTTGGTGGCTATGCAGGCGGACAAGCAGAATATGCCCGCGTTCCATTTGCTGATGTTGGCTTATTTAAGATTCCCGATGGCTTAACAGACGACCAAGTTTTATTCCTTACGGATATCTTTCCAACTGGTTATATGGCAGCAGAAAATTGCGACATTGAACCAGGAGATATTGTAGCGGTTTGGGGTTGTGGCCCGGTGGGACAATTCGCCATAAAAAGTGCTTATTTGTTAGGTGCTGAGAGAGTAATTGCGATCGATCGCGTTCCCGAACGCTTACAAATGGCAAAAGAACAATGCAACGCGGAAGTCCTCAACTACGAAGAAATTGATGTTGGGGAAGCCTTAAAAGAAATGACCGGCGGACGTGGCCCCGATGCTTGCCTCGACGCCGTAGGAATGGAAGCACACGGCACCGGGCCAGATGCTTTTTACGACAAAGTAAAGCAAGCAGTACGTTTGGAAACAGATAGACCAACTGCATTAAGGCAAGTAATGGTTGCTTGTCGAAAAGGCGGTCATGTATCCCTGGCCGGAGTTTACGGCGGTTTTATAGACAAAATACCGATGGGCGCAGCTTTCAACAAAGGTCTAACTTTCAAAATGGGACAAACTCACGTCCATAAATATTTAAAACCTTTGTTAGAACTAGTTCAAAATGGGAAAATAGACCCCTCTTTTGTAATTACTCATCGCCTCAGTTTAGAGGAAGCGCCAAAGGGATACGAAATTTTCAAACATAAAAAAGACAACTGCATCAAAGTGGTTTTAAAACCATAA